One region of Purpureocillium takamizusanense chromosome 4, complete sequence genomic DNA includes:
- a CDS encoding RING-type E3 ubiquitin transferase (BUSCO:EOG09260DFJ~TransMembrane:14 (i108-129o276-295i724-746o752-768i881-904o935-953i985-1012o1032-1050i1091-1114o1134-1152i1319-1342o1362-1380i1419-1442o1519-1540i)~EggNog:ENOG503NWVQ~COG:A) — protein sequence MDRSEPRPSRPSANLQAQPPDAAPAICRICRGEGTAAEPLFYPCKCSGSIKFVHQDCLMEWLSHSQKKYCELCKTSFRFTKLYAPDMPKSLPVHVFLEHMARYLLRNVLVWLRAFLSISVWVCWLPWFMRAVWSFMFWISDEGLGGASLLSRANTAVDTSSWLSAAMADIGTTPVTPLLPQTTTSAAEAAVILQGLGSEDMSEYLVRLLLGSWGMPVKFGRSAADVAVAANSSASASNNVTAASSSSLLGDVGFLKQLTPSPILNRTIVSVLEGQIITILVIVCFILVILVRDYVVQQQPEINMRAAFDDPEGDDLGDQPVEQEIGVRVLREAGESDSEGEAPEDAEARRETGIGQEPEAGPARAATETGIPVVEEDLGRSSQEASLLSDDARDQLAHRSASSDDDSDDPSSVIEYLRIYRRASGDSERILQIVEEEGLEEKLSYWVDVTRRSITKREDVAREFAIALDPDTGYRTRLGDAGPSDPDNGPNPFEADQARDETKGKERAWEPVSPGSTPGPQLGSSSRPRSISDGPQPHSTVNPLGSNNWSFAGLSSGDVADNHEPQLPTPPAESSAPLLENGTVSEPSNDDLVAVEHDTYPLHESSDEEDGREQHWEPAHPPDEAPAQPERQRAGLGDRVANFMWGNLDDQHDAPEADDHADEDGWVDVPVDEEQDDNVDADGNAVDVDGAAPGLGLDPEAIEDMEDFEGVMELIGMRGPIAGLFQNAIFCAVLVSVTIFACIFIPYNIGRLTVWIVANPMQLLRMLLEFSKVVQDAGVMVGGLGSWCALNFVDMFTGIVGGAVGAKVVSARKASWGVWTAAGKRVMEYALLEFPMSATEMQNFSAISHEALNSVKASIVAAFGSVDAVTAARASLADGTFMAAAAAAVSSAAASAKAVAAMLVDPGSWVIDLSASEARSPVDPALAHWTGLDRFWAILTGYVAIFAIGAMYLKRGTPFSRGNMLQAWEAGVIDTLHQASGIMKVILIISIEMLVFPLYCGLLLDIALLPLFEDTTVRSRILFTSNYPLTSVFVHWFVGTGYMFHFALFVSMCRKIMRPGVLYFIRDPDDPEFHPVRDVLERNLATQLRKILFSAFVYGALVIVCLGGVVWGLSYSAPGVLPIHYSSNEPVLEFPVDLLFYNFLMPLAVKVFKPGDGLHIMYTWWFRKCARGLRLTYFLFGERRIDEEGDLKLPADFPDAHSRYRTLLLELDEHNRVIPKTWRDTFEGGRARPNTAISSREERIMRRRKLHLVTSGQLVKSGRFVRAPASDRVKIPKGKKVFLTVSETGRRRDGNPDDDIYSSNQYQMVYIPPSFRTRVFLFILFIWLFAAVTGVGFTVLPLMFGRAMFKTLIPEGIRTNDVYAFSIGIYVLGNAAYGIFRARTVAAKVRNWAHDAWAELVGHDAAKRIFSGVVRAAKLCYAHVFLLIVFPLLFSTLMELYVSIPLHTYMKSGAGSAGKAEVGAGAGADRHTVRIIQAWTLGVLYLNLGTRMLASVFPASRAATAVRSVLRRGWLRPDIAVLTRAFVVPGIAIALAAILGPPMMASLLIKANVLSGETGVDRSGAALVYRYSYPAAALAALAVRHAVGMAGVFKGWKVGIRDEAYLIGERLHNFGAATAGARRGKRAWASGRPRL from the exons ATGGACCGCTCCGAGCCGCGCCCGAGCCGGCCTTCCGCGAATCTCCAAGCCCAACCGCCCgatgccgcgcccgccatctgCCGGATATGTCGAGGCgagggcaccgccgccgaaccTCTCTTCTACCCCTGCAAATGCAGCGGGAGCATCAAGTTCGTCCATCAGGACTGCTTGATGGAGTGGCTGTCGCATTCCCAGAAGAAATACTGCGAGCTGTGTAAAACGTCGTTCCGCTTCACCAAGCTCTACGCGCCCGACATGCCAAAGTCGCTCCCCGTCCACGTGTTTCTCGAGCACATGGCCCGATATTTGCTGCGGAACGTGCTTGTCTGGCTGCGCGCCTTCCTCTCCATCAGCGTCTGGGtctgctggctgccctggtTCATGCGCGCTGTCTGGTCCTTCATGTTCTGGatcagcgacgagggcctcggcggcgcctcgcttCTCTCGAGGGCCAACACCGCTGTCGACACCTCTTCGTGGCTGTCTGCTGCCATGGCCGATATTGGAACCACGCCCGTCACCCCGCTTCTGCCACAAACGACCacatccgccgccgaggccgccgtcatcctTCAGGGGCTGGGCAGCGAGGACATGTCCGAGtacctcgtccgcctcctcctcggctccTGGGGCATGCCCGTCAAgttcggtcggtcggccgccgacgtggccgtggccgcaaACAGCTCTGCCTCCGCATCAAACAACGTCACcgcggcgtcctcctcgtctctgCTCGGCGATGTCGGCTTTCTAAAGCAACTCACGCCCAGCCCGATCCTCAATCGAACCATCGTCAGTGTTCTCGAGGGGCAgatcatcaccatcctcgtcatcgtctgtttcatcctcgtcatcctcgtcaggGACTACGTTGTCCAACAGCAGCCCGAGATCAACATGCGCGCCGCTTTCGACGACCCAGAAGGCGACGACTTGGGGGATCAGCCCGTCGAGCAAGAAATAGGGGTGCGTGTGCTTAGAGAAGCGGGTGAGTCTGACTCCGAGGGGGAAGCAcccgaggacgccgaggcccgTCGGGAAACAGGAATTGGCCAGGAGCCCGAGGCGGGGCCCGCTCGGGCAGCGACAGAGACTGGAATCCcagtcgtcgaggaagatTTGGGCAGGTCCTCTCAAGAGGCAAGTCTCTTGTCTGACGATGCCCGTGACCAGCTCGCCCATCGCTCAGCATCGTCCGATGACGATTCCGATGATCCCTCTAGCGTTATCGAGTACCTCCGCATCTACCGTCGGGCAAGCGGTGACTCGGAGCGAATTCTGCAGATCGTCGAAGAGGAAGGCCTAGAAGAAAAGCTCAGCTACTGGGTCGATGTCACCCGTCGCTCCATTACGAAGCGCGAGGATGTCGCTCGTGAGTTTGCCATTGCCTTGGATCCAGACACCGGGTACCGAACTAGATTAGGAGATGCTGGTCCCTCGGACCCTGACAATGGCCCAAACCCTTTCGAGGCCGATCAGGCCAGAGACGAGACAAAAGGCAAGGAACGGGCATGGGAACCTGTTTCTCCTGGCTCTACCCCGGGGCCACAACTTGggtcatcgtcgaggcctCGGTCGATATCGGATGGTCCTCAGCCTCACTCCACCGTCAACCCCTTGGGGAGCAACAACTGGTCGTTCGCAGGATTGTCATCCGGCGATGTCGCCGACAACCACGAGCCGCAATTACCGACTCCGCCCGCCGAAAGCTCGGCACCTTTGCTGGAAAACGGCACGGTCTCCGAGCCTTCTAATGACGACTTGGTTGCGGTCGAACACGATACATATCCCCTTCACGAGTCCtcggacgaagaggacgggCGTGAGCAGCACTGGGAGCCAGCACATCCACCGGATGAAGCACCCGCTCAGCCTGAGAGGCAACGTGCCGGGCTAGGAGACAGGGTCGCAAACTTCATGTGGGGAAACCTTGATGACCAGCACGATGCCCCAGAGGCAGACGACCACGCTGACGAAGACGGCTGGGTCGACGTTCCCGTGGACGAGGAACAGGACGACAATGTTGACGCGGATGGcaatgccgtcgacgtcgatggTGCTGCTCCTGGACTGGGCCTGGACCCCGAGGCCATCGAAGACATGGAAGACTTCGAGGGCGTCATGGAACTCATCGGCATGCGGGGACCCATCGCCGGCCTGTTCCAGAACGCCATCTTTTGCGCCGTCCTCGTTTCCGTCACCATATTTGCCTGCATATTCATCCCTTACAACATCGGGCGGCTAACCGTGTGGATCGTGGCGAATCCCATGCAGTTGCTGCGCATGCTCCTCGAGTTCTCCAAGGTGGTAcaggacgccggcgtcatGGTTGGTGGCCTGGGCTCGTGGTGCGCGCTCAACTTCGTCGACATGTTTaccggcatcgtcggcggcgccgtcggagCAAAGGTGGTGAGCGCTCGAAAAGCCTCTTGGGGAGTCTGGACCGCCGCAGGCAAGAGAGTCATGGAATATGCTTTGCTGGAGTTTCCCATGTCCGCTACGGAAATGCAAAACTTCTCGGCCATTAGCCACGAGGCTCTCAACTCTGTCAAGGCCAGCATCGTTGCCGCCTttggcagcgtcgacgccgtcactGCGGCGCGTGCGAGTCTGGCTGACGGCACCTTtatggccgcggcggccgctgccgtgagctcggcagcggcaagcgccaaagccgtcgccgcgatgCTCGTCGACCCCGGCTCGTGGGTCATCGACTTGAGCGCAAGCGAGGCGCGATCTCCTGTCGACCCTGCGCTGGCGCACTGGACTGGCCTGGACCGCTTCTGGGCTATTCTGACAGGATACGTCGCCATCTTTGCCATCGGGGCCATGTACCTCAAGAGAGGCACGCCGTTCTCCCGAGGCAACATGCTGCAGGCCTGGGAAGCCGGCGTGATTGATACGCTGCACCAGGCCAGTGGCATCATGAAGGTCAttctcatcatcagcatcgaGATGCTCGTGTTTCCGCTCTACTGCGGGCTCTTGCTCGACATTGCCTTGCTGCCGCTCTTCGAAGACACGACGGTCCGGTCGCGGATCCTTTTCACTTCCAACTACCCCCTTACGTCCGTCTTTGTGCACTGGTTCGTCGGCACCGGTTACATGTTTCACTTTGCACTATTCGTGTCCATGTGCCGCAAGATAATGCGACCAGGCGTGCTGT ACTTCATCAGAGACCCAGACGACCCAGAGTTCCACCCGGTGCGTGACGTACTCGAGCGCAACCTTGCAACGCAGCTTCGAAAGATTCTATTCTCGGCCTTCGTGTACGGCGCGCTCGTCATTGTGTGCCTTGGCGGAGTAGTATGGGGGCTGTCATATTCGGCACCCGGCGTCCTTCCCATCCATTACTCGTCCAACGAGCCCGTTCTCGAGTTCCCCGTCGACCTGCTATTTTACAACTTCCTCATGCCCCTGGCAGTCAAGGTATTCAAGCCGGGCGATGGCCTCCACATCATGTACACGTGGTGGTTCCGCAAGTGTGCCCGTGGCCTGCGCCTGACCTACTTCCTCTTTGGCGAGCGGCGAATCGACGAAGAGGGCGACTTGAAACTGCCGGCTGATTTCCCAGATGCCCACTCTCGGTACAGGACGCTGCTACTCGAACTTGACGAACACAACCGCGTCATTCCCAAAACATGGCGCGATACCTTTGAGGGTGGCCGTGCGAGGCCAAACACCGCCATATCGAGCCGTGAAGAGCGCATCATGCGGCGCAGAAAGCTCCACCTCGTCACATCAGGCCAGCTTGTCAAGAGCGGTCGTTTTGTCCGAGCGCCGGCATCAGATAGAGTGAAGATTCCCAAGGGCAAAAAGGTGTTCTTGACGGTATCGGAAaccgggcgccgccgcgacgggaacccggacgacgacatctACTCATCCAACCAATACCAGATGGTGTACATTCCTCCCAGCTTCCGCACGcgcgtcttcctcttcatccTATTCATCTGGCTCTTCGCAGCAGTCACGGGCGTGGGCTTCACGGTTCTCCCACTCATGTTTGGGCGAGCAATGTTCAAGACGCTCATCCCAGAGGGCATCCGCACGAACGACGTCTACGCCTTCAGCATCGGCATCTACGTGCTTGGCAACGCGGCGTACGGTATTTTCCGTgcgcgcaccgtcgccgccaaggtcCGCAACTGGGCTCACGACGCTTGGGCTGAGCTGGTGGGACACGACGCCGCGAAACGCATCTTTTCGGgcgtcgtgcgcgccgcgAAGCTTTGCTACGCCCACGTCTTCCTCTTGATTGTGTTTCCCCTTCTCTTCTCGACACTCATGGAGCTGTATGTGTCCATCCCGCTGCACACGTACATGAAGTCTGgagcgggctcggcgggcaAAGCGGAAGTGggtgcgggcgcgggtgCCGACCGCCATACGGTCCGCATCATTCAAGCATGGACACTGGGGGTCTTGTACCTGAATCTCGGGACGAGGATGCTCGCCTCTGTCTTCCCGGCCAGCCGCGCGGCCACGGCTGTGCGGAGCGTTTTGCGCCGGGGATGGCTTCGACCCGACATTGCAGTTTTGACCAGGGCATTCGTGGTTCCGGGCATAGCCATCGCCTTGGCTGCCATACTCGGaccgccgatgatggcgagcCTCCTCATCAAGGCAAACGTCTTGAGCGGCGAGACAGGTGTAGACAGGTcaggcgcggcgctggtgtATCGATACTCGTACCCTGCCGCGGCGTTGGCTGCCCTGGCGGTCAGGCACGCGGTGGGTATGGCGGGCGTGTTCAAGGGGTGGAAGGTTGGCatccgcgacgaggcgtaCCTAATTGGCGAGCGGCTACACAACTttggcgccgcgacggcgggggctcGAAGAGGCAAGAGAGcgtgggcgagcgggcgcccGCGACTATGA
- the NDE1_2 gene encoding NADH:ubiquinone oxidoreductase (COG:Z~EggNog:ENOG503NYEU), with product MAEPPSSPPSEATGSEDALSWYKAQYELLESELAEFRESSRELEQELEKDIERAEKQERVLQERAETLGFEVEEWKRKYKESKTEASAAQNALEKEITTLRDSNRSLQLRLRDIEVANDDFERQARNTTSSLEDMESKYNQAIERAVMMEEEIKMGEQERENLRIESQRLREELADLKIEAELMQDKIKKHESRHLSTISTDLSVLGSPTFDKNSPGSTASSPLITTPPDTKPPSTDGTASEVHDPPSPPMSDASASMRKSTARAAGVYGTLPRKSRLPSLDSHATPKPRTQPSIGTLSRAAAGPRMSGGASLRTPANRSTRTRPTAHKLPASNSLTHIRSLTAQMQRLEARVQSARSKLPAPTATPPRASPRSVSNASNVPASVTIRSRKRTTGSAASSLAEDDTTPTGYNPRASTTKSHVPRLSTSGVNRLSFGPLPNRGGPESDMSRPSSRASISSYARPASRNDMIAPPRPMSRTSMTGARTPLGRPRSSLSMSGAVHGHGYSASVGRAALDEQGGDERTPSRRGTYSKLDLEMMGASGIPAPGSGIPAPGTRRQSAGRRTSVGVSGGRPSTSGGKKLADLGETY from the exons ATGGCCGAgcctccctcgtcgcctcccaGCGAGGCTACCGGCTCTGAGGATGCCCTGTCCTGGTACAAGGCCCAgtacgagctgctcgagtcggagctggccgagTTTCGCGAGTCGagccgcgagctcgagcaaGAGCTGGAAAAGGACATTGAGCGCGCCGAGAAGCAGGAGCGGGTTCTCCAGGAGAGGGCCGAGACTCTGGGCTTCGAGGTGGAGGAGTGGAAG CGGAAATACAAAGAGTCCAAGACCGaggccagcgcggcgcaaaACGCGCTCGAGAAGGAGATTACGACGCTCCGCGACTCGAACCGCTCCCTGCAGCTGAGGCTGCGCGACATCGAGGTGGCCAACGACGACTTTGAGCGCCAGGCGCGCAACacgacctcgtcgctcgaggacatggagaGCAAGTACAATCAGGCCATTGAGCGCGCCGTCATGATGGAAGAGGAGATCAAGATGggcgagcaggagcgcgAGAACCTCCGCATCGAGTCCCAGCGCCTAcgcgaggagctggcggacctcaagatcgaggccgagctgatGCAAGACAAGATCAAGAAGCACGAGTCGCGCCACCTCTCGACCATCTCGACGGACCTCTCCGTGCTAGGCTCCCCGACCTTTGACAAGAACTCGCCAGGCTCcacggccagctcgccgctcatcaccacgccgcccgacaccaagccgccgtcgaccgacGGCACCGCCTCCGAGGTGCACgacccgccatcgccgcccatgtcggacgcctcggcctcgatgcgCAAGTCGACGGCTagggccgccggcgtgtACGGCACGCTGCCGCGCAagtcgcggctgccgtcgctcgaCAGCCACGCGACGCCCAAGCCGCGCACGCAGCCCAGCATCGGCACGctcagccgcgccgccgccggccctcgcatgtcgggcggcgcgtcccTGCGAACGCCGGCGAACCGGTCGACTAGGacccggccgacggcgcacaAGCTGCCCGCGTCCAACTCCCTGACGCACATCCGCTCGCTGACGGCCCAGATGCAGCGGCTCGAAGCGAGGGTGCAGTCTGCCCGCTCCAAACTTCCCGCCCCGACCGCCACGCCTCCGAGGGCCTCTCCCAGGTCAGTGAGCAACGCGTCCAACGTGCCGGCCTCGGTCACGATCCGCTCCCGCAAGCGCACGACCGGatccgccgcgtcgtcgctggccgAAGACGACACGACCCCGACGGGATACAACccgcgcgcgtcgacgaccaaGAGCCACGTCCCGCGGCTTAGCACGTCGGGGGTCAACAGGCTCTCGTTCGGGCCGCTGCCGAACCGCGGCGGGCCCGAGTCGGACATgagcaggccgagctcgCGGGCTAGCATCTCGTCGTACGCCAGGCCGGCTTCCCGGAACGACATgattgcgccgccgcggcccatgtcgaggacgtcgatgACGGGTGCCAGGACGCCGCTCGGGCGCCCGcggtcgtcgctgtcgatgaGCGGGGCGGTGCACGGCCACGGCTACTCGGCGAGCgtcgggcgcgccgccctggatgAGCAGGGGGGCGACGAGCGGACGCCGAGCCGCAGGGGCACGTACTCGAAGCTGGACCTGGAGATGATGGGTGCCAGTGGTATTCCCGCCCCGGGCAGCGGCAtcccggcgccgggcacCAGGCGACAGAGCGCAGGTAGGCGAACCAGCGTGGGGGTCTCCGGCGGACGACCCAGCACGTCCGGAGGGAAGAAACTGGCCGACCTGGGCGAGACGTACTAA
- the NDE1_2 gene encoding NADH:ubiquinone oxidoreductase, variant 2 (COG:Z~EggNog:ENOG503NYEU): protein MPCPGTRPSTSCSSRSWPSFASRAASSSKSWKRTLSAPRSRSGFSRRGPRLWASRWRSGRSVGDVVGRRAREAADADNQQRKYKESKTEASAAQNALEKEITTLRDSNRSLQLRLRDIEVANDDFERQARNTTSSLEDMESKYNQAIERAVMMEEEIKMGEQERENLRIESQRLREELADLKIEAELMQDKIKKHESRHLSTISTDLSVLGSPTFDKNSPGSTASSPLITTPPDTKPPSTDGTASEVHDPPSPPMSDASASMRKSTARAAGVYGTLPRKSRLPSLDSHATPKPRTQPSIGTLSRAAAGPRMSGGASLRTPANRSTRTRPTAHKLPASNSLTHIRSLTAQMQRLEARVQSARSKLPAPTATPPRASPRSVSNASNVPASVTIRSRKRTTGSAASSLAEDDTTPTGYNPRASTTKSHVPRLSTSGVNRLSFGPLPNRGGPESDMSRPSSRASISSYARPASRNDMIAPPRPMSRTSMTGARTPLGRPRSSLSMSGAVHGHGYSASVGRAALDEQGGDERTPSRRGTYSKLDLEMMGASGIPAPGSGIPAPGTRRQSAGRRTSVGVSGGRPSTSGGKKLADLGETY from the coding sequence ATGCCCTGTCCTGGTACAAGGCCCAgtacgagctgctcgagtcggagctggccgagTTTCGCGAGTCGagccgcgagctcgagcaaGAGCTGGAAAAGGACATTGAGCGCGCCGAGAAGCAGGAGCGGGTTCTCCAGGAGAGGGCCGAGACTCTGGGCTTCGAGGTGGAGGAGTGGAAGGTCAGTTGGCGACGTCGTgggacgacgcgcgcgcgaggcagCCGATGCTGACAACCAGCAGCGGAAATACAAAGAGTCCAAGACCGaggccagcgcggcgcaaaACGCGCTCGAGAAGGAGATTACGACGCTCCGCGACTCGAACCGCTCCCTGCAGCTGAGGCTGCGCGACATCGAGGTGGCCAACGACGACTTTGAGCGCCAGGCGCGCAACacgacctcgtcgctcgaggacatggagaGCAAGTACAATCAGGCCATTGAGCGCGCCGTCATGATGGAAGAGGAGATCAAGATGggcgagcaggagcgcgAGAACCTCCGCATCGAGTCCCAGCGCCTAcgcgaggagctggcggacctcaagatcgaggccgagctgatGCAAGACAAGATCAAGAAGCACGAGTCGCGCCACCTCTCGACCATCTCGACGGACCTCTCCGTGCTAGGCTCCCCGACCTTTGACAAGAACTCGCCAGGCTCcacggccagctcgccgctcatcaccacgccgcccgacaccaagccgccgtcgaccgacGGCACCGCCTCCGAGGTGCACgacccgccatcgccgcccatgtcggacgcctcggcctcgatgcgCAAGTCGACGGCTagggccgccggcgtgtACGGCACGCTGCCGCGCAagtcgcggctgccgtcgctcgaCAGCCACGCGACGCCCAAGCCGCGCACGCAGCCCAGCATCGGCACGctcagccgcgccgccgccggccctcgcatgtcgggcggcgcgtcccTGCGAACGCCGGCGAACCGGTCGACTAGGacccggccgacggcgcacaAGCTGCCCGCGTCCAACTCCCTGACGCACATCCGCTCGCTGACGGCCCAGATGCAGCGGCTCGAAGCGAGGGTGCAGTCTGCCCGCTCCAAACTTCCCGCCCCGACCGCCACGCCTCCGAGGGCCTCTCCCAGGTCAGTGAGCAACGCGTCCAACGTGCCGGCCTCGGTCACGATCCGCTCCCGCAAGCGCACGACCGGatccgccgcgtcgtcgctggccgAAGACGACACGACCCCGACGGGATACAACccgcgcgcgtcgacgaccaaGAGCCACGTCCCGCGGCTTAGCACGTCGGGGGTCAACAGGCTCTCGTTCGGGCCGCTGCCGAACCGCGGCGGGCCCGAGTCGGACATgagcaggccgagctcgCGGGCTAGCATCTCGTCGTACGCCAGGCCGGCTTCCCGGAACGACATgattgcgccgccgcggcccatgtcgaggacgtcgatgACGGGTGCCAGGACGCCGCTCGGGCGCCCGcggtcgtcgctgtcgatgaGCGGGGCGGTGCACGGCCACGGCTACTCGGCGAGCgtcgggcgcgccgccctggatgAGCAGGGGGGCGACGAGCGGACGCCGAGCCGCAGGGGCACGTACTCGAAGCTGGACCTGGAGATGATGGGTGCCAGTGGTATTCCCGCCCCGGGCAGCGGCAtcccggcgccgggcacCAGGCGACAGAGCGCAGGTAGGCGAACCAGCGTGGGGGTCTCCGGCGGACGACCCAGCACGTCCGGAGGGAAGAAACTGGCCGACCTGGGCGAGACGTACTAA